A stretch of Candidatus Thermokryptus mobilis DNA encodes these proteins:
- a CDS encoding T9SS type A sorting domain-containing protein, which translates to TGWSKYDTANGFPSIWTWRVAVDSSDTAWIGTLGKGLIKFDGQNAVVYNRSNSSLPGDTVFSIAVESSGKIWVATNKGIAKFDRSQWTVFTRSNTGLPVGFVGTIAVDKQGNKWFISYFGWRILVYREGGVILDVERVVDVMPSSFKLYQNYPNPFNPNTTIEFEIPERASVKLVVYDILGREVEKLVDKELEPGRYKVNFEGSELSSGVYFYRLEAGKFADVKKMLLVK; encoded by the coding sequence CACGGGTTGGTCAAAGTATGATACAGCTAATGGTTTCCCGAGCATTTGGACTTGGAGAGTAGCGGTGGATAGTTCTGATACTGCTTGGATTGGCACTCTTGGAAAGGGTTTAATAAAGTTTGATGGTCAAAATGCTGTGGTTTATAATAGGAGTAATTCCAGTTTACCTGGGGACACGGTTTTTTCTATAGCTGTAGAAAGCTCAGGGAAGATTTGGGTGGCTACAAACAAAGGTATTGCAAAATTTGATAGGTCTCAATGGACAGTGTTTACCAGGTCTAACACTGGCTTGCCAGTTGGTTTTGTTGGAACTATAGCTGTTGATAAACAGGGGAATAAATGGTTTATAAGTTATTTTGGTTGGAGAATTTTGGTATATCGTGAGGGTGGGGTTATACTTGATGTTGAGCGTGTGGTTGATGTGATGCCATCTTCGTTTAAGTTATATCAAAATTATCCAAATCCATTTAATCCCAATACAACGATTGAGTTTGAGATACCTGAAAGAGCCAGTGTTAAATTAGTTGTTTATGATATTTTAGGTCGTGAGGTTGAGAAACTCGTTGATAAGGAATTGGAGCCGGGAAGATACAAGGTAAATTTTGAGGGGAGCGAGCTTTCAAGCGGTGTTTATTTTTATCGGCTTGAAGCGGGTAAATTTGCGGATGTAAAGAAAATGCTTTTGGTTAAGTAA